The Gammaproteobacteria bacterium DNA window CGCCAATACCGGAAAGATCGGGGATGGAAAGATCTTTGTGTATGACCTTCAACAAGTCGTTCGCATCCGTACCGGTGAGACCGGACCGGAAGCACTATGACCTGGGCGCTTTGAGGAGAGAATGAAATGACACGCTTTAAAAGTCTATTGGGCAAGAAAAGAAATATTGTAAGCGGCCTGCTTGCCGCCTTTGTATATCTACTGCCTGAGCTGGTTATGGCTGAAGAGGTAGTTGAGGACGTGCTGAATTCTGGAGATACCGCGTGGATGCTCACGTCAACGGCCTTGGTGTTATTCATGACCATACCGGGCCTTGCGCTGTTTTACGCTGGGATGGTTCGCAGCAAGAATGCGCTGTCCGTCATGATGCAGTGCTTTGCCATCGCCTGTCTTGTCACCGTGCTGTGGGTCCTGTACGCCTACAGTCTGGCCTTTGGGGACGACGTAGGGAGCGTCATAGGCAATCTCGGCAAGGCTTTCATGAAGGGGGTCGGGGTGGATACCCTCAGCGGTACCATTCCGGAGACCGTGTTCGTCATCTTCCAGCTCACCTTTGCCATTATCACCCCAGCCTTGATCGTCGGGGCGTTTGCCGAGCGCATGAAGTTCTCGGCCCTGCTCTGGTTCATGGGCCTCTGGGTCACCTTGGTGTATGCGCCCATCTGTCACTGGGTGTGGGGTGGCGGTTGGCTCGGCAATTTGGGCGTTTTGGATTTCGCTGGCGGCACTGTTGTGCATATCAATGCCGGGATCGCGGGTCTCGCGGCCGCGCTGGTCCTCGGCAAGCGCAAAGGGTATGGGCACACTGCCATGCCGCCCCATAGTATGGTCCTGACGATCGTCGGGGCGTCCATGTTGTGGGTGGGCTGGTTCGGCTTCAACGCCGGCAGTCAGCTCGCCGCGGACGGTGTTGCCGGAATGGCCATGGCTGTGACGCAGATCGCAACTGCGACGGCGGCACTGACGTGGATGTTTACCGAGTGGTGGGCCCATGGGAAGCCCAGTGCCTTGGGTATTGCCTCCGGCGCAGTGGCCGGCTTGGTTGCCATCACACCCGCATCGGGCTTCGTTGGGCCCATGGGTGCGCTGGTGATCGGTGTTACCGCTGGCGTTGGATGTTACGTCGCCTCCGTGCGAGTCAAGAAGGCCTTGGGTTACGACGATGCACTGGACGTCTTCGGCGTGCACGCCGTGGGCGGGACCATCGGCGCTATCCTGACAGGCGTTTTTGTCGATGCGGCATTGGGCGGCGCGGGCCTTGCGGAGGGCGTCAGCATGGGCGCCCAGGTTGGCAAGCAATTTGTTGGTGTCGCGGCGACGATCATCTATTGCTTTATAGCGAGCATTATCATTCTCAAGGTTGTCGACGGGATGGTGGGTCTGCGGGTCACCCAAGATGAAGAAACCGAGGGGCTCGATCTGATCCTGCACGACGAAGCCGGCTACAACTTGTAGCGCAATCACTCCTCTGCGTAAGTTCTACGGGCGCTTCGGCGCCCGTTTTTTATGGCCGCCGCCGGCGGGGCTCAAAGCTTGGGCGTCCGAAATCCCCGTGGATGGGGTAGTTTCAGGAGCGCCGGATTACGATATAGTGTGAGCGTGGGGGGGTAATGATTTGATCTATGGCTGTCGCCAGACCCTTACCATAGTGAGGAGGATTTGCGTATGAAATTAGTCACCACGATTATAAAGCCCTTCAAACTGGACGATGTCCGGGACGCCTTGTCGGAGGTTGGGGTCCAAGGACTTACCGTCACCGAAGTCAAAGGTTTCGGCCGGCAGAAAGGGCACACGGAACTCTACCGTGGCGCAGAATATGTCGTCGACTTTCTTCCAAAGGTCAAGATCGAATTGGCAGTTAGTGATGAAATACTGGAGGCGGTGCTCGATGCCATCAGCAAAACAGCAAATACCGGCAAGATTGGGGATGGGAAGATCTTCGTTTACGATTTGGAACAAGTGATCCGCATCCGTACAGGTGAAACTGGCTCCGACGCGCTGTAAATCGTAATAGGGGGAGGAGAGAAATTATGACTGCTTTTTGCAAGTGCATTATCGTATTCGTTACCGGTACGCTCATATCAGTGCTACCGTTGCTCGCTCTTGCCCAAGGCGATGGCGAGCTCAATGAGGGTAATACGGCCTGGTTATTGACGTCCACTGCACTGGTGCTGTTAATGACCCTCCCCGGTCTGGCGCTGTTTTATTGTGGCATGGTGCGCAGGAAGAATGTGCTTTCTGTGCTCATGCAGACTTTTGCCATCACCTGCCTGGTGTCCGTCCTGTGGTTGCTGTTTATCTACGGCTTGGCGTTTGGCGATGGTGGCGCAGCGAACAGGGTGATTGGTTCCGGCAAGGTCCTTTTGGACGGGGTCGGGGTGGATGGTTTAAGCGGAGATATTCCAGAAACCGTGTTTTTCATGTTCCAGATGACATTTGCCATCATTACACCCGTGCTCGTTATTGGCGGCTACGCGGAGCGCATTAAATTCTCTGCGGTGCTATGGTTTACCGCGGCCTGGATGATTCTGGTCTACGCGCCGGTCTGTCACTGGGTGTGGGGTGGCGGCTGGCTTGGTGAGCTGGGGTTCATGGACTTTGCGGGCGGCAGCGTCGTGCACATCAACTGCGGCGTGGCGGCCATCGTGGCGGCCGTGGTGTTGCGCAATCGTAAGGGGTTCCCCGATACGGCAATGCCGCCGCACAACATGACACTAACCGTGGCCGGTGCCGCCATGCTTTGGGTCGGCTGGTTTGGATTTAACGCCGGCAGCGCCCTGGCCGCGGACGGCAACGCCGGGATGGCCATGGTTGCGACGCACACCGCTGCGGCGGCCGGGGCTCTGTCATGGATGACGTGTGAGTGGATCAGGCACGGTAAGCCGAGTGTCCTTGGCCTCGTCACGGGAATGGTGGCGGGGCTGGCTACGATTACGCCGGCCTCCGGTTATGTCGGTCCCGTGGGTGCGTTGATTATCGGCATCGCCGCGGGTGTAGTTTGTTACTTTGCCACGCAATTCATCAAACGGTCCCTCAAGATCGATGATTCGCTGGATGTCTTTCCCGTCCACGGGGTAGGTGGCGCGTTAGGGTTATTGTTGACAGCCGTATTTGCGGCTGGGGCCTTCGGCGGCTTGGGTCTTGCGGAAGACGTTGGGATCGGTGGTCAGTTTGTGACGCAGCTGGTTGGCGTGTTGGCCACCTTAATTTGGTGCGGCGTGCTGAGTTACATCATTTTAAAGATCATCGACGCGACCATTGGGCTGCGGGTTACGGAAGACGAAGAGACAGAAGGCCTCGATCTCGTGCTGCACGACGAGCGCGGCTACAATCTATAAAATGTATGACTACCTGGCAAAAAGCGGGCGCATAAACGCCCGCTTTTTGCTTAATTCGTAACTACTTGTTGTCAGTAGGCGTGACCTCCAGCTTTTCGGCAGGTCATTCTGAGGCGGGTCATGGCTTTTCCGAAGCTTGTCGATGAAGCGCTAAGGCATCCGTCTTCTGAATGTCTCACGGTTTTCCGATAGGGCAGGATAAAGACTGGCGTCTCGGGGTTATTCGACGCGTAGCGCCGTGGGGCTCTGTTAATATGTGGGGGGAGTGCATAGAATGACCCGCCGGCAAGTTGTTGGCTTTTGATAGTGAGTCTTGTCGAGGGACTTTATGACTAATCAAAAACTAGTTGATAAGGCGTTACTCAAAACCCTGGTACCACCGAGCGCGCTGAATCCGGAAAATTTTCAGGAGCTCGCGGGTAAGGCCGTGGTTGAAGAAATCGCGCCGGGTAACACAATATTTAAACAGGGGGAGAAGGACGGTAAGGTGGTCTACCTGCTGGAAGGCGAAGTAAATCTATTTTCCAATAAGGGTCAAGAAACTGTTATCCGATCCGGTACCGATATCGCCAAGCACCCCCTCGCCAATCAGCAACCCCGCCAACGGACAGCAACGGCAAAGACCCCCTGCAAGATCACGCGATTTTATAGCAGTCTGCTCGATATCTTGTTGACATGGGACCAAATGGCCGGCATTGAGGTAGATGAATTACAACGGGAAAATAAAGAAGCGTCTGAC harbors:
- a CDS encoding ammonium transporter, encoding MAEEVVEDVLNSGDTAWMLTSTALVLFMTIPGLALFYAGMVRSKNALSVMMQCFAIACLVTVLWVLYAYSLAFGDDVGSVIGNLGKAFMKGVGVDTLSGTIPETVFVIFQLTFAIITPALIVGAFAERMKFSALLWFMGLWVTLVYAPICHWVWGGGWLGNLGVLDFAGGTVVHINAGIAGLAAALVLGKRKGYGHTAMPPHSMVLTIVGASMLWVGWFGFNAGSQLAADGVAGMAMAVTQIATATAALTWMFTEWWAHGKPSALGIASGAVAGLVAITPASGFVGPMGALVIGVTAGVGCYVASVRVKKALGYDDALDVFGVHAVGGTIGAILTGVFVDAALGGAGLAEGVSMGAQVGKQFVGVAATIIYCFIASIIILKVVDGMVGLRVTQDEETEGLDLILHDEAGYNL
- the glnK gene encoding P-II family nitrogen regulator, producing the protein MKLVTTIIKPFKLDDVRDALSEVGVQGLTVTEVKGFGRQKGHTELYRGAEYVVDFLPKVKIELAVSDEILEAVLDAISKTANTGKIGDGKIFVYDLEQVIRIRTGETGSDAL
- a CDS encoding ammonium transporter yields the protein MTAFCKCIIVFVTGTLISVLPLLALAQGDGELNEGNTAWLLTSTALVLLMTLPGLALFYCGMVRRKNVLSVLMQTFAITCLVSVLWLLFIYGLAFGDGGAANRVIGSGKVLLDGVGVDGLSGDIPETVFFMFQMTFAIITPVLVIGGYAERIKFSAVLWFTAAWMILVYAPVCHWVWGGGWLGELGFMDFAGGSVVHINCGVAAIVAAVVLRNRKGFPDTAMPPHNMTLTVAGAAMLWVGWFGFNAGSALAADGNAGMAMVATHTAAAAGALSWMTCEWIRHGKPSVLGLVTGMVAGLATITPASGYVGPVGALIIGIAAGVVCYFATQFIKRSLKIDDSLDVFPVHGVGGALGLLLTAVFAAGAFGGLGLAEDVGIGGQFVTQLVGVLATLIWCGVLSYIILKIIDATIGLRVTEDEETEGLDLVLHDERGYNL